The genome window ACATCCGGTCTTTCTTCTTCCCTGCCCCCAGATTCATGCAGGAGGTCTACCTGGACAAGTTCATCCGGCTGCTGGATGCTCCAGGCATTGTCCCAGGGCCCAACTCAGAGGTGGGCACCATCTTGCGTAACTGCGTCCACGTGCAGAAGCTGGCAGACCCTGTGACCCCAGTGGAGACCATCCTGCAGCGCTGCAACCTGGAGGAGGTCTGCAGCAGAGCCCTGGCCGATGCCCTGCCCTACTCCAAGGGCCCTTCATTCTTCCTCATgacttctctccttcctcccgtCACCAGATTTCCAACTATTATGGCGTCTCTGGGTTCCAGACCACTGAGCACTTTCTTACGGCAGTGGCCCACCGtttggggaagaagaagaagggaggcTTATACAGTCAGGAACAGGCGGCCAAAGCTGTCCTAGCTGACTGGGTGAGGTGAGGAGGAGGTTAGGGGTAAGGGTGAGGCCCACTGGGAGCCTGGCTCCACAAAGGCTCATCTGTGCTCATTGCCGTTGGGGCAGCTTGACTTCCTGGGTCTTGGGGCAGAGGATGGCCAAGGTGCCAGGTCATGTCCTGCTCAAGACTTTATGCCCAGTGATTATCCAGCAACTCAACTCCTTCTTGTTCAGAAGCCACTGTCTGGGTTTTCTTGTTCCCTTGCTGTTTCTGGCCTACAAACTCATCGTCTCTTGGATTGTCATTGGTTCTCTCAGTGACAGCACCACTAATCTCCCCTATTTCCCAATGCAGCGGGAAGATTAGCTTCTATATACCACCACCACCCACTCACACTCTGCCCACCCATCTCAGTGCTGAGATTGTTAAGGAAATGACCGAGGTCTTTGATATCGAGGATACTGAGCAGGCCAATGAAGACACCATGGAATGTAAGTGTGGGCAGGGTGGGTCCACTTGGTCTTGCACTAGTGGGGCCACGCAGACCTGACAGCAAATCCCATGTTTGACCTCCCGCTTCCTTGGCCCTACTTGggctttgggcaagttgcttaagcAGCTCGAGGCCTAATTTCTTTTCCTGCAAGGTGGGGAATTCTAATCTGGCCCTGGCagggagggtggggggtggggggagggtggtTGCGAGCTTTTGGTAAATACGAAAGAAGGTACCTGGTGCCCACTGAGGTGCTCTGGAAATGTGAGGCTCCATTCCTGTCTCTTGGGACCCGGAATGGACTGAGATGTTCTCTCAAAAACTCTCTAATGTTGCCTTAGGCTTTTTCACAACCATTTCAGGTCCATTTCTAGATTTTCCTTCTTACTCCCATTGGTGAATAAGGTACCCAAGTCACAGAAAGCTGATATTTGCCAAAGGATATCAGCAGAGGTGCCTTTGACCTGGTTCTCCTGCCCTGTTGAAGACTCTTCCAGCTCAGAGGAGCTGGGTGTCCAAAAGTAtagactgcctggattcaaatccgagctttgtttcctttttactgTGTGATGCTAAACAAATTACTTCACTTCTTTGTCTCAATGatgttatctgtaaaatggagacaataagtCCACCCGATAAGGTAGTTATGAGgatttatttaatatgtaaaagaCATTTAgaacaacagtgcctggcatttagtaaatagatgctcagtaaatgttagtttttattaAGATGCTTATTTGCTGGGGAGCGGAGATGTGACTCTCAGAAACTCCTGAGAATGTTTGCTCTCCTCAGATACTACTCTCTGCAGCCCTGGCTTGTGGCTCCCTGCTTCATTCTCTACACTGCCTAAGGAAGGTATCCAGTGCCCTCTGGGCTTGTCTGTAGACATTATGGGGTAGTTGAGGAAGCTTTGGCTAGCCTGGCTTCTAGatactctatttttttctcttgaggtCCAGTAGTTTTCCTTCTCTGGGTCTTTTAGTGTCCTTGTATTACACACGAGGTTAAGAGGACTTGCCTGCTTTCTAGTTTTCCCATGTGGCTTTGGGCAGGTCATCCCCCTGTctgaatttgtttcttcttcttcttcttcttcttcttcttctttttttttttttttttgaggcagagtcttgctttgttgcccaggctggagtgcagtggtatgatctgggcttactgcaatctctgcctcctggggccaagtgattcttgtgcctcagccgcctgagtagctgggactagaggtgtgcaccaccatgcctggctaatttttttatttttagtagagatggggttttgccacgttggccaggctggtctcgaactcctggcttcaagcaatccacctgccttggcctcccaaagtgctgggattacaggcatgagccactgcacctggccttagttTCCTCCCCTGTTAAGTAGGGCAGTTGAGAAGGGTTTGAGCTTATGTTCTTATGATGATGCTTGACCCTGGCTGGATGTGAGGGCAAGAGGTGCTCCATCACTGAGAATGCATTTTGGCAAAAGATTGAGGTCTGAGAAATTGAGAAGACAGTGAGGAACAGGTTAGTGGTGAGCATTTTCTGGAGGAGGTGGCCCTAGTGCTGGATCTTGAAGGGTGAGTAGGGATTAGAAGGCCAAGTGTAGGGAATAGGGGCAAAATTATACAAGCAGGCATAAGGGTAGTGGGGCACAGGGCAGTGGGCACATCTGAGGGTTGCAGTAGAGGCCAGCTCCAGGCAAGGGaccagagagaggaggagaaagtcTGGTCCTGGGGAGGGAATCCCAGTGCCTGCCATTTACAGAGCAGCATCTTGGGCCAGAGCATTACAGACATCTGCCATGTCTCACAGCAGCCCAGTGTGAAGAGGGCTTGTGGAATTcccattttccaaatgagaaagCTGAAGCTCTGAGTCCAGCTCCCAGCAAGTGAATGTCCTACTGCAAAACCCATGCGTTTAATTCTTAGTCATGTGGCCTCTCAGCAGGAGTGAAACGTTCCTGCACCTAACTTCCCTGGGAAGCATCTGTGTATCCTTTTCACTGAGGCCTGACCAGGGGGGCTGGCTACAGAGGGTAGCCAGGGCCCTGACAGTGGTGTTGGTTGTGTTAAAGGCTTGGCCGCTGGAGAATCTGATGAGCTGTTGGGTGACACGGACCCACTTGAAATGGAGATCAAGTTGCTCCATTCTCCGATGACGAAAATAGCAGATGCCATTGAAAATAAAACCACCGTGTATAAGGTACCTGTCATCTTTGTTCATGGCAACCCTCTTCTCTCCCCAGGGCTCTGGGAAGTGGTCAGTCCCTTTTACCTGCCTTTCGTGTGGTGAGATGTGGGTGGTTCACTTGCTGCCTGTGGGCTTCTGGATGCCTGGCCTAGTGCATCCTTTACCAAGCAATGACAGGTCCAGGAAGCAGGCATGCTCTCTAAGGCAGCTTTCCCAGCCCTGGTTCTAGCCCACAGAATAGGTATCACTGTCTAGCCACCCAGTTGTCCAACTTGCAAATGACTCTTTCTTCTCCCTAACTAgtaccaggatttttttttttttttttttcttttgagacagagtctcactctgtcacccagactgcagtgcagtgccgtgatctcggctcattgcaaccttctcctcccaggttcacgtgattctcctgcctgagcctcccaattagctgggattacaggcatgtgccacgatgcccggctaatttttgtatttttagtagagacagggttttgctatgttggccaggctggtctcgaacctctgacctcgggtgatctgcctgccttggccttccaaagtgctaggattgcaggcatgagccaccacgcctggcctgggatCTTATACTCTGTCAGTCACCAAGACCTATGTCTTCTCCCTCCTAAATCTTTTGACAAGCTTTTCATCCTTTTCATCCGTACCATTCCTGTAACCCTAAACTAAACTTCCAGCCCTCATTTACTTGGACATATGTCCcaaggttggttggttggttggttggttggttggtttctttttctttctttcttttcttttcctttcttttcttttctttcttttcttttttttttttttttgagacggagactcgctctgccgcctaggctgaagtgcagtgctgtgatcttagctcactgcaacctccacctcctgggttcaagcaattcttctgcctcagcctcccgagcagctgggactacaggtgcccgccaccatgtctggctaatttttttttttttttgtagagatggggtttcactatgttggccaggctggtcttgaactcctgacctcaggtgatccacctgccttggactcccaaagtgctgggattacaggcatgagccactgcacctggtcgtGTCCCATGATTTCTAATGGCCCAATCTGACCATGTCACCTCCCCTGCTTAAACTCATTTCATGGCTCCCCAACACCTACACGATCAAGTCCATATGCCTGTGACCTGCTGTTCAAGATCTGCAGGGCATGATGTGATGACTCCTAGAGGTTTTTTCAGCCTCGTCTTCTGCCAGTCCATCCCCCATCTCTGCCCTTGAGGAGTTCATATTTTAGTGGGTTTCAGACACAGACATCCGCACTGTGATGGAGACTCATAGGGTGTGGATAGGGGTCGAGGTTGGGACAGCATGGATCCAAGGACCCTAACCTGTACTACCTGTGGGTCAAGGAAGTCTTGCTCaagtattagtccattttcatactgctgtaaagaactgcccgagactgggtcctttataaaggaaagaggtttaattgactcagttcagcacagctggggaggcctcaggaaacttacaaccatgacagaaggtgaaggggaagcaaggcatcttctttacaaggtggcaggaaggagaatgaacacaggaggaactaccaaacacataaaaccatcaggtctcatgagaacccaCTATCACGATAAGAGcgtgggggaaaccacccccatgattcaattacctccagtTAGTCTCTGCCTTGAcacgtagggattatgggaattatggggtttacaattcaagattagatttttgggtggggacacagccaaaccctatcaagTCATGTCTTGAAAGCTGAGGAGTTCTCTGGGCAAGGGCGGTCAGCAGCATGTGGTCCAGGACCCAGCtatgtcgaccaggctggtctcgaactcctgaccccaagtgatctgccctccttggcctcccaaagtgtttggattacaggtgtgacccactgcgcctggccagagacAGACACCATTTTTGGTACTCAGGTGTGCTCTATGTTTTTCTAGTGTTCAGTCAGGAATGACCCCTCCCCATCAGTAGTATGTTGAACACCACTATCATCCCTAACCTCAGTCACTCATCCTTCATGTTTCTAATTAGCAGTTACCATACTCTGATTAGTGGTATAGATTGCTGTACCTTCTTTAGCCTGGTTGTTTCCTGAAGATGGaactgaggctgggcgtggtggctcatgcctgtaatcccagcactttgggaagccaaggcgggtggatcacctgaggtcaggagttcgaggccagcctggccaacatggtgaaactccatctctactaaaaataaaattagccaggtgtggtgatgcgcacctataatcccagctactcgggaggctgaggcaggaggattgcttgaacccaggaggcataggctacagtgagccaagatcatgccactgcactccagcctgggcgacagagtgaaactctgtctcaaaaaaaaaaaaaaaaagaaagatggaacgGAGTCACTCATTTCTCTGACCCCAGCAGTGCCCCACACAGAGCTGGACACAAagtaggtctcaaaaaaaaaattttttttttaagacagggtcttgctgtggcactcgggctggagtgcagtggtgtgatcttggctcactgcaaccttgaactcctgggctcaagcaatccccccacttcagcctcccaagtgcctgggattacagatgcaagccaccatgcccagctaattttatttttatttttgagacagggtcttgctctgtgtcccaggctggagtgcagtggtgcagtcttggctcactgcaacctgcacctcctgggttcaagtgattctcctgccttagcctcccaagtagctgggattataggcactccccaccatacctggctaatttttgtattttcagtagagaaagggtttcaccatgttggccaggctggtctagaactcctgacctcaagtgatctgcctgcctcagcctcccaaagtgctaggattacaggcttgagccaccgcacccagcctcccagctaatttttaacagaattatttgtagagacgagggtctCATTTTgatgcttaggctggtctcaaactcctgggctcaagtgatcctcctgccttggcctcccaaagtgctaggattacaggcctaatcctagtgaaccactgtgcccaccagaatttttttttttttttgagacagtgtctgttaccaggttggagtgcagtggtgcgatcttggctcactgcaacctccgccacccaggttcaagcgattctcttgcctcagcctcccaagtagctgggactacaggtgcgtgccaccacgcccagctaatttttgtatttttagtagagacggggtttcatcatgttggccaggatggtctcgatctcttgacttcgtgatctgcctgtctcggcctcccaaagtgctgggattataggcatgagccactgcgcccggcctgcctttTCGTTTTATTCTTGTAAAGGCCATGCAAACTACCCCTTATCCATCTCctgtttgacagatgaggaaactgaggctgagagttAACTAAGCACTTGCTGGAGTGTGGTGGGGCCAGAATTGGAGCCTAGTTCCACATGGCTCCAGGCTCCTGTTCTTACCCAAGCCTGTGTCCCTACCTTTTCTGCAGAAGTCTTTGGAGATTCTCTGGGGGTCAAGACCTCATCGTTatgttttctgtctctccctAGATTGGAGATCTCACTGGGTATTGCACCAATCCGAACCATCATCAGATGGGGTGGGCTAAACGCAGTGTGGACCACTGCCCTAAGAGCAACAATATGGTGGATGTCTGCTCAGTGGACCGCCGCCCAGTGCTGCAGAGGATCATGGAGACGGACCCGCTGCAACAGGGCCAGGCTCTGGCATCTGCcctgaaaaataagaagaagatgCAGAAACGTGCAGGTGGGAGCCCCTGACCACCCCTGTGCTCTAAAGAGGGCCCACATGggatctgtttttgtttttttctggcttactgcagcctctgtccctgggttcaagcgattctcctgcctcagcttcctgagtagctgggattacaggcaccagccaccatgtctggctcatttttgtatttttagtagagatgctgttttgccatgttggcgaggctggtctggaactccggacctcaggtgatccacctgcctcggccttccaaagtgctaggattacagacgtgagccaccgcatgtGGCCCCACCTGGGATCTTGATTGGGGCTCCTGAATGAGTATCTCTCTGTGTCCAGCCCCAGTCTAGGGTTGGGGGCAGGGATGAGCTAGGAGGCTCAACTACCAgccacagtggttctcaaacttcagctcACATCAGGATTCCCTGGAgggtttgttaaaatgcagatttctgggccccTCCCTCATAGTTTCTAATTGAGTAGGTCTTATGTGGGGCCTtttagaatttgtatttctaacaggTTCCCAGCTGATGCTATTTCTCTGGGGATCACATTGGGAGAACCACTGGCCTGCCTAGTCTGTGTTTCAAATAACCATCATTTATTTATCAggtactctcttttttttttttttttgagacggagtctcgctctgtcccccaggctggagtgcagtggctggatctcagctcactgcaagctccacctcccgggttcacgccattctcctgcctcagcctcccgagtagctgggactacaggcgcccgccaccgctcccggctaatttttgtatttttttagtagagacggggtttcacgtgttagccaggatggtctcgatctcctgacctcgtgatccacccacctcggcctcccaaagtgctgggattacaggcttgagccaccgcgcccggcctttatcaGGTACTCTCTATTTGTTAGGTAGCTTGCAggctatatataatttttactttatcaaTAGGCACTACACTCAAAATCCTACAGGTACAAGAGGATATACAGTAAAATCTCTCCCACCCCTTAGTCATCCAGACTGCCCCCTCGTCAGCCAGTTAGTTTCTTGTGTCTTTCCCGAGATAGACACACAAGCAAATATCTATAtattctttgttctctttttccacACAAATGCCAATCTAGTGGACACATGGTTTTGCCCTATCATTTTTCCACTCAGTATATCTTAGGGATATGTCTACATTAATACACAAAAGAACTTCTTCCCCTTGTTTTAATGGTGGTACATTGTGTAGCTGGCCCATTTGGGTTTCCATGCTGTACTTATTTTCACTAACTCATTGCAAAAGTCTTACCCTTATTTGataagtgagaaaactgaaatcCAGAGGCATTAAGTGACGCACTGAAGGTAAGACAACTAGTAGTTGATAGAGCCAAAATACAGACTTCGGGTTGATTGACCACATCAGCCCTATTCTTCGAACTAGATTGTGTTCTGTAACCAAACATACACAATCAGACATTCACTCTTGGCCTGGCTCCACACTGAGTCCTGGGAATTCAGATGAATTGCCCTGGAACTCCTAGTCTTAttagggagtggggaggagagaagaaaacagaccTTGGCAGCATGAGCACATAGTAATCATACTGAAGACCCAGCAAGCCCAGTGAGGGAACCTAACCCAGCCTGGGAATGGTGGTTGGATAGGGGTGATCAGAGaaggcctcctggaggaggtgaagTCTGGGGGGCATCCTGAGAAACAACAGGGTATGTCTGGGGGATAGGAGGTGTGCGTGGTGAACATTCAGGCTTAGAGCCCCTACGGCCATGTTGCCTTTTGCTGTGAGAGCCTTGTTTTGAGGGTAATGGTAGAGCGCTAAGTTTAACACAGTAAAGGAAAATTATTGCTTTGGTATTTGGACAAAAATACTTGGAGCCCAGTGAGTCTGAAACCCTGAGATAGAAGCTATGTTGGGATGATCATTTCACAGATAGAAAAATGTATCGTCTACCTGTGAAGCTGAGCAGTGGCTTCCAGCAGTCACCAGTTTTGTGGTAGTGTTTGGGGGTAAGTGAGCCAGTTCAGGAGCTTGGTGCAGACCAAGGTAGATGTAGGCCAGCGTCAGCAGGCCTCCTGGTGGCGAGCCAGTCACCAAAATACTGCCTATATTTCTCCATTTGCAGATAAAATCGCCAGCAAGCTGTCTGATTCCATGATGTCTGCTCTCGACCTCTCTGGCAATGCTGATGATGGTGTTGGTGACTAATCGACTGATCTCACTTCCCTTCCGCTCCAAGCACCAGTTCCAGTGGTACGGGGGAATACCAGTGAAATAGTTTGGTTCTCCCTGAAGCATCTGCATATTGAAAGAACGCTTTCCCAACTATGTgtcttttccctttcctccagTAAAACAGTCCCGGctaggtgccgtggctcacgcctgtaatcccagcactttgggaggcagaagtgggtggatcacctgagatcaggagttcgagaccagcctggccaacgtggtgaaaccccatctctcctaaaagtacaaaaaaaattagccaggcgtagtggcaggcgcctgtaatcccagctacttgggaggctgaggcaggagaattcgcctgaacctaggaggcggaggttgcagtgagcctagacggcaccattgcactccaacctgggcaacaacacgaaaatccatctcaaaaaaaaaaaaaaaaaaagtcccaaggGACTGCAGCTGCCAAATCCTATATCCTCTATTTAACCCCTACTCTGttttagaagagaaataaaagaagtatCAGCAGAGCTCAGGTGCTAACATCTGTGGAGGGCTGACCTCCTACAAAACTCTTTCTACAAAACTCTTAGATAGGTGAATATGCCACTAGAGGTTGGGCTGCTGGTAGACCTGGGGGTCCCTGCGGGAGGGTGAGGGTTTCTTTACCACCCCACAGGAGATTTCAGTGGCAAGGCATGCCTGCCGTGGGCTTTGGGCCATGCATCTTCCAAGTCCATAGGTCTTCACCTGGGTGGCAGTGAGAGAAAGTAGAAAGTAACGAGCCTCCTGTGTCTCTGGAAGGTTCTAGGGATAGggtagagggaagaaaagaacaaacaagccTGGCTTGTGCTGAAGTGTGGTAGGCACTACCCTGTTTGTgtgaagagaaaacaaagcaCCTGTTAGTAGGGAGGCTTTGGGGGAAGCCCTGTCTTGGGGGCAGTTCTGGGCAGATTGTGAATTGGAGGAATCTCTTTAACTGAAGTATGCTGGCTGGACCCTGCCCTTGTGTGACCATGTCTCCTATTGCACTAGCATTTGAATTCCATGGCTCAagagggttcttttttttttttgagtcagagtctcgctctgtcacccgggctggagtgcagtggccggatctcagctcactgcaagctccgcctcctgggtttatgccattctcctgcctcagcctcctcagtagctgggactacaggtgcccgccacctcgcccggctagttttttgtattttttagtagagacggggtttcaccgtgttagccaggatggtctcgatctcctgacctcgtgatccgcccgtctcggcctcccaaagtgctgggattacaggcttgagccaccgcgcctggcctcaagaGGGTTCTAGTACCATTTATTCACAGACTGTATCCTCGAGAGAGCTGCTATATATGGGAGTGTACTAGCCAATTCCTTTTCCAGTGTCTGTAAGTCACCTCATTAAAGTATAATTAGCTACCTCCTCTGGCAGATCCCACCCCATCAGACAAGGGCAGTGAGCCCAAGCAGTGCCAGAGGCCCTCAGAAGGGGATTAGGGTAGATGATTGCAGCTGAAACACAATCTTCTTTCTTTGCCAGGGTATTTTGGGGGTTTTGCCAATGACTTTAGTTCCCAGCAAATTACTTGAGTCGACACATTTGAAGTGGGTGGGCATAGCATTACTGCAGTCTTGGATGTCTACCCCAAACTTCCACACCATCCTTCGACCCACAGCTGCacctttatttaattattttgctctgttgcccaggctggagtgcaatggcgtgatctcagctcactgcaacctctgcctcccgagttcaagtgatcctcctgccttagcctcccgtgtagctgggattacaggtgcctgccaccacgcctggctaatttttgtatttttagttagagacaatgtttcaccatgttggccaggctggtctcgaactc of Macaca fascicularis isolate 582-1 chromosome X, T2T-MFA8v1.1 contains these proteins:
- the GNL3L gene encoding guanine nucleotide-binding protein-like 3-like protein isoform X3 translates to MQEVYLDKFIRLLDAPGIVPGPNSEVGTILRNCVHVQKLADPVTPVETILQRCNLEEISNYYGVSGFQTTEHFLTAVAHRLGKKKKGGLYSQEQAAKAVLADWVSGKISFYIPPPPTHTLPTHLSAEIVKEMTEVFDIEDTEQANEDTMECLAAGESDELLGDTDPLEMEIKLLHSPMTKIADAIENKTTVYKIGDLTGYCTNPNHHQMGWAKRSVDHCPKSNNMVDVCSVDRRPVLQRIMETDPLQQGQALASALKNKKKMQKRADKIASKLSDSMMSALDLSGNADDGVGD
- the GNL3L gene encoding guanine nucleotide-binding protein-like 3-like protein isoform X2; the encoded protein is MRVLGNYCRLGEVRTHIRVGVVGLPNVGKSSLINSLKRSRACSVGAVPGITKFMQEVYLDKFIRLLDAPGIVPGPNSEVGTILRNCVHVQKLADPVTPVETILQRCNLEEISNYYGVSGFQTTEHFLTAVAHRLGKKKKGGLYSQEQAAKAVLADWVSGKISFYIPPPPTHTLPTHLSAEIVKEMTEVFDIEDTEQANEDTMECLAAGESDELLGDTDPLEMEIKLLHSPMTKIADAIENKTTVYKIGDLTGYCTNPNHHQMGWAKRSVDHCPKSNNMVDVCSVDRRPVLQRIMETDPLQQGQALASALKNKKKMQKRADKIASKLSDSMMSALDLSGNADDGVGD
- the GNL3L gene encoding guanine nucleotide-binding protein-like 3-like protein isoform X1 translates to MKLRHKNKKPSEGSKGHRKISWPCPQTAKQNGKKATSKVPSVPHFVHPNDHANRETELKKKRVEEMREKQQAAREHERQKRRTIESYCQDVLRRQEEFERKEEVLQELNMFPQLDDEATRKAYYKEFRKVVEYSDVILEVLDARDPLGCRCFQMEEAVLRAQGNKKLVLVLNKIDLVPKEVVEKWLDYLRNELPTVAFKASTQHQVKNLNRCSVPVDQASESLLKSKACFGAENLMRVLGNYCRLGEVRTHIRVGVVGLPNVGKSSLINSLKRSRACSVGAVPGITKFMQEVYLDKFIRLLDAPGIVPGPNSEVGTILRNCVHVQKLADPVTPVETILQRCNLEEISNYYGVSGFQTTEHFLTAVAHRLGKKKKGGLYSQEQAAKAVLADWVSGKISFYIPPPPTHTLPTHLSAEIVKEMTEVFDIEDTEQANEDTMECLAAGESDELLGDTDPLEMEIKLLHSPMTKIADAIENKTTVYKIGDLTGYCTNPNHHQMGWAKRSVDHCPKSNNMVDVCSVDRRPVLQRIMETDPLQQGQALASALKNKKKMQKRADKIASKLSDSMMSALDLSGNADDGVGD